Proteins encoded by one window of Homoserinimonas aerilata:
- a CDS encoding c-type cytochrome: protein MGIDSTSSANRRKRSGRRHPLASVALVLVGLVTTGGAYALFTSTATAETSVVSQQTIEEGQALFAANCATCHGMNAEGTEDGVSLHGVGAAAVDFQVGTGRMPMAIQGPQAEKKPVQFTDAQIAALAAYVASLAPGPAIPDESLLNGEADLANGGELFRINCAMCHNVAGAGGALTEGKYAPALHGVESKHIYEAMATGPQNMPVFNDMNISPQDKADIVSYLKYLEESPSVGGFTLGSLGPVSEGLFIWIFGLGAIVGVTVWIAARAN, encoded by the coding sequence ATGGGAATCGATTCGACATCATCCGCCAATCGCCGCAAGCGATCCGGTCGTCGTCATCCGCTGGCGAGTGTCGCCCTGGTCCTCGTCGGTCTGGTCACGACCGGTGGCGCCTACGCACTCTTCACCTCGACGGCCACTGCTGAGACCTCGGTGGTCTCGCAGCAGACCATCGAAGAGGGCCAGGCCCTCTTCGCCGCGAACTGCGCAACCTGCCACGGCATGAACGCTGAAGGCACCGAAGACGGGGTGAGCCTGCACGGCGTCGGCGCCGCAGCAGTCGACTTCCAGGTCGGGACCGGCCGGATGCCCATGGCCATTCAAGGACCGCAGGCTGAGAAGAAGCCGGTCCAGTTCACGGATGCTCAGATCGCCGCGCTTGCCGCATACGTCGCGTCCCTCGCCCCCGGGCCTGCAATCCCTGACGAGTCGCTTCTCAACGGCGAGGCTGACCTCGCCAACGGAGGCGAACTGTTCCGCATCAACTGCGCCATGTGCCACAACGTGGCCGGTGCCGGTGGGGCGCTCACCGAGGGCAAGTACGCCCCCGCCCTGCACGGTGTCGAGTCGAAGCACATCTACGAGGCCATGGCGACCGGCCCCCAGAACATGCCGGTGTTCAATGACATGAACATCTCCCCCCAGGACAAGGCCGACATCGTCAGCTACCTCAAGTATCTGGAGGAGTCCCCCTCAGTGGGCGGCTTCACACTGGGCAGTCTCGGCCCGGTCTCGGAGGGCCTCTTCATCTGGATCTTCGGCCTCGGGGCCATCGTCGGCGTGACGGTCTGGATCGCCGCACGCGCGAACTAG
- a CDS encoding GNAT family N-acetyltransferase, protein METSVTRTRIRSASAADAAGVFALVEQLADSYVVERSAFESAFAEAIDERSHTVLLVAEAGDSRIVGYALMTVARLLYTKDDAAQIQELIVDSAARGSGVGSRLVYAVEDICRARGLSQLSVASSRAPGFYDRLDYRSTADFLKKVFDSEH, encoded by the coding sequence GTGGAAACTTCGGTCACTAGGACTCGTATACGGTCGGCGTCCGCTGCGGATGCCGCCGGAGTCTTTGCGCTTGTGGAGCAGCTCGCCGACAGCTATGTCGTCGAGCGTTCCGCGTTTGAGAGCGCCTTCGCAGAGGCCATCGATGAGCGAAGCCACACTGTGCTTCTTGTCGCTGAGGCCGGGGATTCCCGCATCGTCGGTTACGCCCTCATGACGGTCGCGCGCCTGCTGTACACGAAGGATGACGCCGCCCAGATCCAGGAGTTGATCGTGGATTCGGCGGCACGGGGCTCTGGTGTAGGCAGCAGGCTCGTCTACGCGGTGGAGGACATCTGCAGGGCCAGAGGCCTCAGTCAGCTTTCCGTCGCCAGCAGCAGGGCTCCAGGCTTCTACGACCGGCTCGACTATCGCTCGACCGCCGACTTCCTCAAGAAGGTCTTCGACTCGGAGCACTGA
- the ctaD gene encoding cytochrome c oxidase subunit I — MSTTTESRPEAADAAPAAGTVASSHTISPTARRKGNVLVNWITSTDHKTIGYMYLISSVVYFCIGGVMALIIRAQLFAPGLDLLQTKEQYNQLFTMHGTIMLLMFATPLFAGFANVLMPLQIGAPDVAFPRLNAFAYWLYSFGSLIAVAGFLTPQGAASFGWFAYTPLSSTTFSPGLGGHLWVLGLGISGFGTILGAVNFITTIITMRAPGMTMWRMPIFTWNTLVTSILVLMAFPVLAAAMFGLAADRIFGAHIYNVEAGGAILWQHLFWFFGHPEVYIIALPFFGIVSEVFPVFSRKPIFGYKTLVYATIAIAALSVTVWAHHMYVTGSVLLPFFSLMTMLIAVPTGVKIFNWIGTMWRGSVTFETPMLWAIGFLVTFTFGGLTGVILASPPLDFHVSDTYFVVAHFHYVVFGTVVFAMFSGFYFWWPKWTGKMLNEKLGKIHFWLLFIGFHTTFLVQHWLGVVGMPRRYATYQPEDGYTWMNELSTIGAAILGISMIPFLLNVYLTARNAPKVTVNDPWGYGRSLEWATSCPPPRHNFTSIPRIRSESPAFDLNHPEAAMPVGIGPAKDAPDAPVYDKADEKVK, encoded by the coding sequence ATGAGCACCACAACTGAGAGTCGTCCGGAAGCCGCCGACGCGGCACCCGCAGCGGGCACCGTGGCGTCGAGCCACACCATCTCACCCACCGCGCGCCGCAAGGGCAACGTGCTGGTGAACTGGATCACCTCGACCGACCACAAGACGATCGGGTACATGTACCTGATCAGTTCCGTCGTGTACTTCTGCATCGGCGGCGTGATGGCCCTGATCATCCGCGCCCAGCTCTTCGCACCCGGTCTGGACCTGCTCCAGACCAAGGAGCAGTACAATCAGCTCTTCACCATGCATGGCACGATCATGCTGCTCATGTTCGCGACCCCGCTGTTCGCCGGATTCGCCAATGTGTTGATGCCTCTGCAGATAGGGGCGCCCGATGTGGCGTTCCCGCGTCTCAACGCCTTCGCCTACTGGCTGTACAGCTTCGGCAGCCTGATCGCGGTGGCCGGGTTCCTGACGCCGCAGGGTGCGGCGTCCTTCGGATGGTTCGCCTATACGCCGCTGTCGAGCACGACGTTCTCGCCAGGGCTTGGTGGGCATCTATGGGTGCTCGGACTCGGCATCAGTGGTTTCGGAACGATCCTCGGAGCCGTCAACTTCATCACCACGATCATAACGATGCGTGCCCCGGGCATGACCATGTGGCGCATGCCGATCTTCACGTGGAACACCCTCGTGACCTCGATCCTCGTGCTCATGGCGTTCCCCGTTCTTGCTGCCGCCATGTTCGGCCTCGCCGCGGACCGTATCTTCGGCGCTCATATATACAACGTCGAAGCCGGGGGAGCGATCCTCTGGCAGCATCTGTTCTGGTTCTTCGGCCATCCTGAGGTCTACATCATTGCGCTGCCGTTCTTCGGCATCGTCTCCGAGGTGTTCCCCGTCTTCAGCCGCAAGCCGATCTTCGGGTACAAGACACTCGTCTACGCCACCATCGCCATTGCGGCCCTGTCGGTGACCGTCTGGGCTCACCACATGTACGTCACGGGCTCCGTGCTGCTGCCGTTCTTCTCCCTCATGACGATGCTCATTGCGGTTCCGACCGGAGTGAAGATTTTCAACTGGATCGGAACGATGTGGAGGGGCTCCGTCACCTTCGAGACCCCGATGCTCTGGGCGATCGGCTTCCTTGTCACGTTCACCTTCGGTGGCCTCACCGGCGTGATCCTCGCGTCGCCGCCGCTCGACTTCCACGTCTCCGACACCTACTTCGTCGTGGCCCACTTCCACTACGTCGTGTTCGGAACCGTCGTGTTCGCCATGTTCAGCGGCTTCTACTTCTGGTGGCCCAAGTGGACGGGCAAGATGCTCAACGAGAAGTTGGGCAAGATCCACTTCTGGCTGCTGTTCATCGGCTTCCACACGACCTTCCTTGTGCAGCACTGGCTCGGAGTCGTGGGCATGCCTCGCCGCTACGCCACCTACCAACCAGAAGACGGCTACACGTGGATGAACGAGCTCTCCACGATCGGCGCAGCCATCCTGGGCATCTCGATGATCCCGTTCCTGCTGAACGTGTACCTCACCGCCCGTAACGCTCCCAAGGTCACGGTGAACGACCCCTGGGGCTACGGACGCTCGCTCGAGTGGGCCACGTCCTGCCCGCCGCCTCGGCACAACTTCACCTCCATCCCGCGTATCCGTTCGGAGTCTCCGGCGTTCGACCTCAACCATCCTGAGGCTGCCATGCCGGTCGGCATCGGTCCGGCCAAAGACGCGCCTGACGCTCCCGTGTACGACAAAGCCGACGAGAAGGTGAAGTAA
- a CDS encoding cytochrome c oxidase subunit 4 has protein sequence MKTSANIFWTIAVFFFVVSAMYTVWSLLDFHHGTVEWAGTLALALCGILSGFIAFYVGKSYSSQGGELPEDRLDANIDDGDPELGHFSPWSWWPILLAGGGSLVVMGIGVGVWISFIGAALLLVSLVGWVYEYYRGNFGH, from the coding sequence GTGAAGACCAGTGCCAATATCTTCTGGACGATCGCCGTCTTCTTCTTCGTCGTCTCCGCCATGTACACGGTGTGGAGCCTTCTCGACTTCCACCATGGAACGGTCGAATGGGCGGGTACGCTCGCTCTCGCGCTCTGTGGGATTCTGAGCGGTTTCATCGCCTTCTATGTCGGAAAGTCGTACAGCTCGCAGGGCGGCGAGCTGCCCGAAGACAGGCTCGACGCGAATATCGACGACGGTGATCCCGAGCTCGGTCACTTCAGCCCCTGGAGCTGGTGGCCCATTCTGCTCGCTGGAGGAGGCTCGCTCGTAGTGATGGGCATCGGCGTCGGTGTCTGGATCAGTTTCATCGGTGCTGCCCTCCTCCTGGTGTCGCTGGTCGGATGGGTCTATGAGTACTACCGTGGAAACTTCGGTCACTAG
- a CDS encoding dipeptidase yields MSSSEITAAPDDASLVDALRSSVRDGMPAAIADLSRLVRIPSVSWPAFDPRHVDESADAVAALLEGLGVFESVQVARAPIGDGEASGKPAVLARRAAKNGKPTILLYAHHDVQPPGQDEDWESPPFEPTLRGERLFGRGAADDKAGVMAHVGAIRAFVETVGADFDLGLAVFIEGEEESGSLSFRNFIQQHRAELEADAIVVADSDNWDVDTPALTVALRGNVAFVLEVRTLAHASHSGMFGGAVPDAMMALVRILASFHGADGAVAVEGLTSQDMQTPEYPESQLREEAGLLEGVTPIGSGSILSRLWAQPAVTVTGVDAPSVANASNTLSPMARARVSVRIAPGQTADSALEAIRQHIDAATPFGAQVSLSGFELGDPFLVDTSGWAVAEARRAMTDAWGVESVETGIGGSIPFIADLVEVFPSAQILVTGVEDPESKAHSPNESLHLGVFQKAILTEALLLARMNARD; encoded by the coding sequence ATGAGTTCTTCTGAGATCACGGCAGCCCCCGACGACGCGTCCCTGGTCGACGCACTCCGCAGTAGCGTTCGCGATGGAATGCCTGCGGCGATCGCCGACCTTTCGCGCCTCGTGCGCATCCCGTCCGTCTCCTGGCCGGCATTCGACCCGCGCCATGTCGATGAGAGCGCGGATGCTGTGGCCGCGCTTCTGGAGGGTCTGGGCGTCTTCGAGTCGGTACAGGTCGCGCGCGCGCCGATCGGCGACGGTGAGGCATCCGGCAAGCCTGCTGTTCTCGCCCGCAGGGCGGCGAAGAACGGCAAGCCGACGATCCTGCTCTACGCGCATCACGATGTGCAGCCCCCCGGCCAGGACGAGGACTGGGAGTCGCCGCCGTTCGAGCCGACCCTCCGGGGCGAGAGACTCTTCGGCAGGGGTGCGGCCGACGACAAGGCCGGCGTCATGGCGCATGTCGGCGCCATCCGGGCGTTCGTGGAGACGGTCGGTGCCGATTTCGATCTTGGACTCGCGGTCTTCATCGAGGGCGAGGAGGAGTCCGGCTCCCTCTCATTCCGCAATTTCATCCAGCAGCACAGGGCCGAGCTCGAGGCGGATGCGATCGTGGTGGCCGACTCCGACAACTGGGACGTCGACACCCCGGCGCTCACGGTCGCCCTCCGCGGCAATGTGGCTTTCGTGCTCGAGGTGCGCACGCTCGCGCATGCCTCCCACTCCGGCATGTTCGGGGGAGCGGTTCCGGACGCGATGATGGCGCTCGTTCGCATCCTCGCCTCCTTCCATGGAGCCGACGGCGCCGTCGCCGTCGAAGGGCTGACGTCGCAGGACATGCAGACGCCCGAATACCCCGAATCGCAGTTGCGCGAGGAGGCGGGCCTGCTCGAGGGCGTCACGCCGATCGGCTCGGGCAGCATCCTGAGCAGGCTGTGGGCGCAGCCTGCCGTCACGGTGACGGGAGTCGACGCGCCGTCGGTCGCGAACGCATCGAACACACTGTCCCCGATGGCGCGGGCGCGCGTGAGCGTGCGCATCGCGCCCGGGCAGACGGCGGATTCCGCGCTCGAGGCGATTCGGCAGCACATCGACGCGGCCACACCCTTCGGAGCGCAGGTCTCGCTCTCGGGATTCGAGCTGGGCGACCCGTTCCTCGTGGACACGAGCGGTTGGGCGGTCGCGGAGGCCAGACGGGCGATGACGGATGCCTGGGGCGTCGAGTCGGTCGAGACCGGCATCGGCGGCTCCATTCCGTTCATCGCCGATCTCGTCGAGGTGTTCCCGTCCGCTCAGATCCTCGTCACGGGTGTCGAGGATCCGGAGTCCAAGGCGCACAGCCCCAATGAGTCGCTGCATCTGGGCGTGTTCCAGAAGGCGATCCTCACGGAGGCTCTGCTCCTGGCACGGATGAACGCCCGCGACTGA
- a CDS encoding DUF3043 domain-containing protein, with translation MAKPDPTSPAGSSEPDTTDESVSGKGRPTPTRKEREAANLRPLVSNDRKAANKESKAKYNEARERARIGMANGEERFLPERDKGAQRRYVRDYVDARFSVGEIMIPVMFLVIIISFVNSAAMQVIAIFVLWAFFLLAVLDCIIAGMLVSRRLAKKFGADKVQKGARWYCAMRCLQMRFMRLPKPQVKRWAYPE, from the coding sequence ATGGCCAAGCCCGACCCCACCTCCCCCGCCGGATCCTCCGAACCCGACACAACAGACGAATCCGTCTCGGGCAAGGGCCGGCCGACGCCGACGCGCAAGGAGCGCGAAGCCGCGAATCTGCGCCCCCTCGTCTCCAACGACCGTAAGGCGGCCAACAAGGAGTCCAAGGCCAAGTACAACGAGGCTCGTGAGCGGGCCCGAATCGGCATGGCCAATGGCGAGGAGAGGTTCCTGCCGGAGCGCGACAAGGGCGCACAGCGCCGCTACGTGCGCGACTACGTCGATGCGCGGTTCAGCGTCGGCGAGATCATGATCCCCGTCATGTTCCTCGTCATCATCATCTCGTTCGTGAACAGCGCGGCCATGCAGGTCATCGCCATCTTCGTTCTGTGGGCGTTCTTCCTGCTCGCAGTGCTCGACTGCATCATCGCCGGCATGCTCGTCTCACGACGTCTCGCGAAGAAGTTCGGAGCAGACAAGGTGCAGAAGGGCGCCCGCTGGTACTGCGCGATGCGCTGCCTGCAGATGCGCTTCATGCGACTGCCGAAGCCGCAGGTCAAGCGTTGGGCATACCCCGAGTGA
- a CDS encoding quinone-dependent dihydroorotate dehydrogenase, producing the protein MYRLLFSLILTRLDPEFAHTVAFRVIRALPVTGVGQLLRRFLRPDASLRVTALGTTFPSPFGVAAGFDKEGLAIRALGQLGFGHVEVGTLTARAQPGNERPRMFRLVADRAVINRMGFNNHGSAAAASRLEREMARRIRPVIGANIGKSRVVEVDDAIDDYLQSTRLVAPHSDYLAVNVSSPNTPGLRGLQEIDRLAPLLSAVRDAAGATPVLVKIAPDLSDDEVRRIAALAVELGLAGVIGTNTTISREGLRSDPATIERIGAGGLSGAPVRARSLEVLHILREELPETMCVISVGGVETAADVMERLDAGATLVQGYTGFIYRGPLWAAGINRALKRAGYRAATPRTGAAES; encoded by the coding sequence ATGTATCGCTTACTCTTCTCCCTCATCCTGACCCGACTCGATCCGGAGTTCGCCCACACCGTGGCATTCCGGGTCATCCGTGCCCTTCCCGTGACGGGAGTCGGCCAGCTTCTTCGTCGTTTCCTGCGGCCGGATGCCTCGCTGCGGGTCACCGCGCTCGGAACGACGTTCCCGTCGCCGTTCGGTGTCGCCGCCGGCTTCGACAAGGAGGGGCTCGCCATCCGTGCCCTGGGGCAGCTCGGCTTCGGGCATGTCGAGGTGGGAACCCTCACGGCGCGGGCACAGCCGGGCAACGAGCGCCCGCGCATGTTCCGGCTTGTCGCCGATCGTGCCGTCATCAATCGCATGGGTTTCAACAATCACGGCTCCGCGGCGGCGGCCTCGCGCCTGGAGCGCGAGATGGCGAGACGCATCCGCCCCGTGATCGGCGCGAACATCGGCAAGAGTCGTGTGGTCGAGGTGGACGATGCGATCGACGACTATCTGCAGAGCACACGGTTGGTGGCTCCGCACAGTGACTACCTCGCGGTGAATGTCAGCTCACCGAACACTCCGGGCCTGCGCGGTCTCCAGGAGATAGACCGTCTTGCCCCGCTGTTGTCGGCGGTGCGGGATGCGGCGGGCGCGACGCCCGTTCTGGTCAAGATCGCCCCCGATCTCTCCGACGACGAGGTGCGTCGCATCGCCGCCCTCGCCGTCGAGCTCGGCCTCGCCGGTGTCATCGGCACGAACACCACGATCTCCCGCGAGGGGCTGCGCTCCGATCCCGCGACGATCGAACGGATCGGTGCTGGCGGCCTCTCCGGGGCACCCGTGCGGGCGCGGTCGCTCGAGGTTCTACACATCCTGCGTGAGGAGCTCCCCGAGACGATGTGCGTGATATCGGTCGGCGGCGTGGAGACCGCCGCCGATGTCATGGAACGACTGGATGCGGGTGCCACCCTTGTGCAGGGATACACCGGATTCATCTACCGTGGCCCGTTGTGGGCAGCCGGTATCAACAGGGCGCTGAAGCGGGCAGGCTACAGAGCTGCCACGCCACGAACGGGTGCTGCCGAGAGCTGA
- a CDS encoding ubiquinol-cytochrome c reductase iron-sulfur subunit yields MAQQDNGDSSAAAGSAVEKSLPPAASPGTAVVASDAFANPGLPPHNLRVTDLDPAKERQASRRVGGLFILSIVGSIFAIVAYIVFPIVPGDLVSVRLNTLFLGLGITLALIPLGIGAIYWAKNLMHSEEMVEQRHSTRGTESTRAAAANIFTLGNKESGFTRRKLIRNSLIGALAVFPLPAIVFFRDLAPAEDPVALFKTTLWKKGTRLALDPSGAPIKASDVTLGSVFHVIPEGLENAEHKLEEKAKAAVLLMKLDPSDLNELPERKDWSYNGIVAYSKICTHVGCPVALYEQHTHHLLCPCHQSTFDVTNHCEVIFGPAKRPLPQLPIAVDSEGYLIAQSDFTEPVGPSFWERSA; encoded by the coding sequence ATGGCACAGCAGGACAACGGCGATTCTTCCGCCGCTGCCGGCTCGGCTGTCGAGAAGAGCCTGCCGCCCGCAGCATCACCGGGCACGGCGGTCGTCGCCTCAGACGCGTTCGCGAACCCGGGACTGCCTCCGCACAACCTGCGGGTGACAGATCTCGATCCGGCCAAGGAGCGTCAGGCCTCACGCCGCGTCGGCGGACTCTTCATCCTCTCGATCGTCGGCAGCATCTTCGCGATCGTCGCCTACATCGTCTTCCCGATCGTCCCGGGTGATCTGGTTTCGGTACGCCTGAACACGCTGTTCTTGGGCCTCGGCATCACCCTCGCGCTGATTCCTCTTGGCATTGGCGCGATCTACTGGGCGAAGAACCTCATGCACAGCGAGGAGATGGTCGAGCAGCGGCACAGCACGCGCGGCACCGAAAGCACCCGGGCCGCCGCCGCGAACATCTTCACCCTCGGCAACAAGGAGTCGGGTTTCACCCGCCGCAAGCTCATCCGCAACAGCCTGATCGGTGCACTCGCGGTCTTCCCGCTGCCGGCGATCGTGTTCTTCCGCGATCTGGCACCAGCCGAGGATCCCGTCGCCCTCTTCAAGACCACACTGTGGAAGAAGGGCACGCGCCTCGCCCTCGACCCCTCCGGTGCCCCCATCAAGGCATCAGACGTCACGCTGGGCTCCGTCTTCCACGTCATTCCCGAAGGCCTCGAGAATGCCGAGCACAAGCTCGAGGAGAAGGCCAAGGCTGCCGTCCTCCTCATGAAGCTCGACCCGTCTGATCTGAACGAGCTTCCCGAGCGCAAGGACTGGTCGTACAACGGCATCGTCGCGTACTCCAAGATCTGTACCCACGTCGGATGCCCCGTGGCACTGTACGAGCAGCACACGCACCACCTGCTGTGCCCCTGCCACCAGTCAACGTTCGATGTAACGAACCACTGTGAGGTCATCTTCGGCCCGGCCAAGCGGCCGCTGCCGCAGTTGCCCATCGCCGTCGACTCAGAGGGCTATCTCATCGCCCAGAGCGACTTCACAGAGCCAGTCGGCCCGAGCTTCTGGGAGCGTTCAGCATGA
- a CDS encoding cytochrome b, producing MTTTAPETTTTTPDAPVTPPGRGMRFTNAAANYIDERTSVSGVVKELGRKIFPDHWSFMLGEVALYSFVAILISGTFLTFFFEPSMAHVTYEGSYVPMKGIEMSAAMASTLDISFDIRGGLLMRQVHHWAALLFVAAIGLHMLRVFFTGAFRKPREINWVIGFVLFILAMAEGFTGYSLPDDLLSGNGLRIIDGMVKGIPIVGTWISYLLFGGEFPGLDIVPRLFVLHIMLLPAILIAALGVHLLLMIINKHTQFAGPGRTNDNVVGVPVMPTFAAKAGGFFFIVFGTIVLIASLFSINPVWNYGPYDPSPVSAGTQPDWYIGFADGGLRLVPPGWEFMLGPWTVSMNILAPLAVIGAFIVLVAIYPFIEAWITGDKREHHMAQRPRNAPTRTAIGAAGVTFYAVMWAAASSDLMATHFRLSIEGVTHALQALLIFGTIIAYLITKRVCLALQKKDREIALHGYESGRIVRLPGGEYVEVHQPLSEYDRWRLVSYDDYTPLMIRPNDQGKITVGQRMRASLSRWFFEDRISPPTKGELEQGGHH from the coding sequence ATGACGACCACAGCCCCCGAGACCACCACGACGACGCCCGACGCACCGGTGACTCCGCCGGGACGCGGGATGCGTTTCACCAACGCCGCCGCCAACTACATCGATGAGCGCACCAGCGTCTCCGGTGTCGTCAAAGAGCTCGGCCGTAAGATCTTCCCCGATCACTGGTCGTTCATGCTCGGCGAGGTGGCGCTGTACAGCTTCGTCGCCATCCTCATCTCGGGAACGTTCCTCACGTTCTTCTTCGAGCCGTCGATGGCACACGTCACCTACGAGGGCTCATACGTTCCCATGAAGGGCATCGAGATGTCCGCCGCCATGGCGTCGACGCTCGATATCTCCTTCGACATCCGCGGCGGCCTCCTGATGCGCCAGGTGCACCACTGGGCTGCCCTGTTGTTCGTGGCAGCCATCGGCCTCCACATGCTGCGCGTGTTCTTCACGGGCGCGTTCCGCAAGCCCCGCGAGATCAACTGGGTGATCGGCTTCGTGCTGTTCATCCTGGCAATGGCAGAGGGCTTCACCGGCTACTCACTCCCCGACGACCTCCTCTCGGGCAACGGCCTGCGCATCATCGACGGAATGGTCAAGGGAATCCCGATCGTGGGCACCTGGATCTCCTACCTCCTCTTCGGCGGAGAGTTCCCCGGGCTCGACATCGTTCCTCGCCTCTTCGTGCTGCACATCATGCTGCTCCCCGCGATCCTGATCGCCGCACTCGGCGTTCACCTGCTGTTGATGATCATCAACAAGCACACCCAGTTCGCCGGCCCCGGTCGCACCAACGACAACGTCGTCGGTGTGCCGGTCATGCCGACGTTCGCGGCAAAGGCCGGTGGGTTCTTCTTCATCGTCTTCGGAACGATCGTGCTGATCGCCTCGCTGTTCTCGATCAACCCGGTCTGGAACTACGGCCCCTACGACCCTTCCCCCGTCTCTGCGGGAACGCAGCCGGACTGGTACATCGGGTTCGCCGACGGCGGGCTTCGTCTCGTGCCGCCGGGCTGGGAGTTCATGCTCGGGCCGTGGACCGTCTCGATGAACATCCTGGCTCCGCTTGCCGTCATCGGTGCGTTCATCGTGCTCGTCGCGATCTACCCCTTCATCGAGGCGTGGATCACCGGCGACAAGCGCGAACACCACATGGCCCAGCGCCCCCGCAACGCCCCGACGCGCACCGCGATCGGTGCCGCCGGGGTGACCTTCTACGCCGTGATGTGGGCCGCCGCGAGCTCGGACCTCATGGCAACCCACTTCAGACTCAGCATCGAGGGCGTCACCCACGCCCTGCAGGCCCTGCTGATCTTTGGAACGATCATCGCCTACCTGATCACGAAGCGCGTGTGCCTCGCCCTTCAGAAGAAGGATCGAGAGATCGCCCTTCACGGCTACGAGTCGGGACGCATCGTGCGCCTGCCCGGGGGCGAGTACGTCGAGGTTCACCAGCCGCTGTCGGAGTACGACCGCTGGCGACTGGTCAGCTACGACGACTACACGCCGCTCATGATCCGCCCGAACGACCAGGGAAAGATCACCGTTGGGCAGCGGATGCGCGCCAGCCTCTCACGCTGGTTCTTCGAAGACCGCATCTCCCCGCCCACCAAGGGCGAGCTCGAGCAGGGCGGCCACCACTAG
- a CDS encoding HesB/IscA family protein has product MTDTTLAEAVSEETAAAHGVLLTDAAAGKVRALYEQEGRDDLRLRVAVQPGGCSGLIYQLYFDERLLDGDNTVDFDGVEVVVDKMSVPYLDGATIDFEDTIQKQGFTIDNPNAGGSCACGDSFH; this is encoded by the coding sequence ATGACTGACACCACACTGGCAGAAGCCGTCTCGGAAGAGACGGCGGCCGCGCACGGCGTGCTGCTGACGGATGCCGCCGCAGGCAAGGTGCGCGCGCTCTACGAGCAGGAGGGTCGCGACGACCTGCGCCTGCGCGTTGCCGTACAGCCGGGCGGATGCTCCGGGCTGATCTACCAGCTCTATTTCGACGAGCGTCTGCTCGACGGCGACAACACGGTCGATTTCGACGGCGTGGAGGTCGTGGTCGACAAGATGAGCGTGCCGTACCTCGACGGTGCGACGATCGATTTCGAGGACACGATCCAGAAGCAGGGCTTCACGATCGACAACCCCAATGCTGGCGGAAGCTGCGCGTGTGGGGACTCGTTCCACTGA
- the coxB gene encoding cytochrome c oxidase subunit II codes for MRFNRRLRWAAVPIAATLVVVLAGCTQAQLRGFLPGEPGITNHTDRIAGLWTTSWMVLILVGLITWGLILWVAVVYRRRKGQTGLPVQLRYNLPIEIFYTIVPLILVIGFFAFTARDQAAIEEPTENPDVQIEVFAKRWAWDFNYLNEGPGSEGVYYQGIQAQETDEAPFIDYEQLPVLYLPVGKTVEIDLESRDVVHSFWVVDFLYKKDNVPGKSNYMYFTPLEEGEYMGKCAELCGEYHSLMLFKVKVVSQGEYDDYIQSLVDAGQTGTRGPEYNTNTNQPGTEAPAHRE; via the coding sequence GTGCGTTTCAACCGCCGTCTTCGATGGGCCGCAGTGCCGATTGCAGCAACCCTTGTCGTCGTCCTTGCAGGATGCACCCAGGCTCAGCTGAGGGGCTTCCTGCCCGGCGAGCCGGGGATCACCAACCACACCGACCGCATCGCCGGCCTGTGGACCACCTCCTGGATGGTGCTGATCCTGGTCGGCCTCATCACCTGGGGTCTCATCCTCTGGGTCGCCGTGGTCTACCGCCGCCGCAAGGGCCAGACCGGGCTTCCCGTGCAGCTGCGCTACAACCTGCCGATCGAGATCTTCTACACGATCGTTCCGCTCATCCTTGTGATCGGCTTCTTCGCGTTCACAGCGCGTGACCAGGCGGCCATCGAGGAGCCGACCGAGAACCCGGATGTCCAGATCGAGGTCTTCGCCAAGCGTTGGGCCTGGGACTTCAACTACCTCAACGAGGGTCCCGGCAGCGAAGGCGTCTACTACCAGGGCATTCAGGCTCAGGAGACCGATGAGGCGCCCTTCATCGATTACGAACAGCTTCCGGTGCTCTACCTCCCGGTCGGCAAGACGGTCGAGATCGACCTCGAGAGCCGCGACGTCGTGCACTCCTTCTGGGTCGTTGACTTCCTCTACAAGAAAGACAACGTTCCCGGCAAGAGCAACTACATGTACTTCACTCCTCTCGAGGAGGGCGAGTACATGGGCAAGTGTGCCGAGCTCTGCGGCGAGTATCACTCGCTCATGCTCTTCAAGGTGAAGGTCGTCTCGCAGGGCGAATACGACGACTACATCCAGAGCCTCGTCGATGCAGGCCAGACGGGAACCCGTGGCCCCGAGTACAACACGAACACGAATCAGCCCGGCACCGAGGCGCCGGCACACCGGGAGTAG